The following are encoded together in the bacterium genome:
- a CDS encoding glyoxalase/bleomycin resistance/extradiol dioxygenase family protein produces MSRVQLALNVSNVDAAVELYRRLFATEPAKRRPGYANFVIADPPLKLVLIEGMGEPGSLNHLGIEVESTGEVVTESARLTGEGFAPRHEDGVTCCYAVQDKFWITAADNREWEIYTVLADTPQPTPQRASCCATD; encoded by the coding sequence ATGTCGCGTGTCCAACTGGCCCTGAACGTCAGCAACGTCGATGCGGCGGTCGAGCTCTACCGCCGCCTCTTCGCCACCGAGCCCGCCAAGCGGCGACCCGGCTATGCCAACTTCGTGATCGCCGATCCGCCGCTGAAGCTGGTGCTCATCGAGGGCATGGGTGAGCCGGGTTCGCTCAACCATCTCGGCATCGAGGTGGAATCGACCGGCGAGGTGGTGACGGAATCCGCGCGCCTGACGGGCGAGGGATTCGCGCCGCGGCACGAGGACGGCGTCACGTGCTGCTATGCGGTGCAGGACAAGTTCTGGATCACCGCTGCGGACAACCGCGAGTGGGAGATCTACACGGTGCTGGCCGACACCCCGCAACCGACGCCGCAGCGGGCGTCGTGTTGCGCCACCGACTGA
- a CDS encoding 2-oxoacid:acceptor oxidoreductase family protein, with protein sequence MARSSLTLRPMVYQVRFHGRGGQGVRLASRIVSRAAFLAGFTVQDFPLYGAERRGAPVAAFVRLDCQPIGERGYIARPDALALFDESLLDDPDAGVLEGVGGGTLIVANSRRAGEELQRRCGSDAPAVAHDCTALALAELGQALLSAPMAGLVLRATGIAPWPLAAGALRVELAEIDAAADVVERNTAAMRRAFHAAPVVGRAAASPPAPPPAAGAPFVLPRLPARLAAPAITAGPTSQRRDTAGWRVVRPVIDRARCTRCLLCFALCPEGAIRLDGERYPAVDYQHCKGCAICVAECPPRAIAEVPEHAP encoded by the coding sequence GTGGCACGCTCCTCGCTCACCCTGCGCCCCATGGTCTACCAGGTGCGCTTCCACGGGCGCGGCGGCCAGGGCGTTCGCCTGGCGAGTCGCATCGTGAGCCGCGCCGCGTTCCTCGCCGGCTTCACCGTGCAGGACTTCCCGCTCTACGGCGCCGAACGGCGCGGCGCGCCGGTGGCGGCATTCGTCCGCCTCGACTGCCAGCCGATCGGCGAACGCGGCTACATCGCGCGTCCCGACGCCCTGGCGCTCTTCGACGAATCGCTGCTCGACGACCCCGACGCCGGGGTGCTCGAAGGCGTGGGCGGCGGCACGTTGATCGTGGCCAACAGCCGCCGCGCCGGCGAAGAGCTGCAGCGGCGCTGCGGCAGCGACGCTCCGGCGGTGGCGCACGACTGCACGGCGCTCGCCCTCGCCGAGCTCGGTCAGGCGCTGCTCAGCGCGCCGATGGCCGGCTTGGTGCTGCGCGCCACCGGCATCGCGCCGTGGCCGCTCGCCGCCGGCGCGCTGCGCGTCGAGCTGGCGGAGATCGACGCCGCCGCCGACGTGGTCGAGCGCAACACCGCGGCCATGCGGCGCGCCTTCCACGCCGCGCCGGTCGTCGGCCGCGCCGCCGCGTCGCCGCCCGCGCCGCCGCCGGCCGCCGGCGCGCCGTTCGTCCTGCCGCGCCTGCCGGCGCGCCTGGCGGCGCCGGCGATCACCGCCGGCCCGACCTCGCAGCGGCGCGACACCGCCGGCTGGCGCGTCGTCCGGCCGGTGATCGATCGCGCCCGCTGCACGCGCTGCCTGCTCTGCTTCGCGCTCTGCCCGGAGGGCGCGATCCGGCTCGACGGCGAGCGCTACCCCGCGGTCGACTATCAGCACTGCAAAGGCTGCGCGATCTGCGTCGCGGAGTGCCCGCCGCGGGCGATCGCCGAGGTGCCGGAGCACGCGCCATGA
- a CDS encoding pyruvate synthase, with amino-acid sequence MSATVDLLSGNRAAAWGARLADVDYVPAYPITPQTEIIETLAHWIGRGEMPARLVTLDSEHAMLTAAGAAAATGARVFTATSSQGLLYALEMLYAVAGWRVPLVLVNVSRALAAPITLEPDHNDVLAARDAGFLQLHAETCQEVLDSVLMAYRLAEHPDVLLPALVNLDGFHLSYTREPVAIPDPAAVRAFLPPYAPTHARFAASHAMAQGVAVLGSSAYAFFKYQMQRAMEAALDAHAAIASELGERFGRRYGATEGAWLDDAEHVIVMSNSFTTVGRAAVARLRQRGEKIGLLRLRLLRPFPHAEIAARLAGRRAVAVVDQNLSVGKGGILFAEVASALRDRAAPPLLSYVGGLGGRRFRDQELEQIAAALHVAEREGGSAEPRLLFTADEYAAVRDLLRIARGGEEAPR; translated from the coding sequence ATGAGCGCGACCGTCGACCTGCTGAGCGGCAACCGCGCCGCCGCGTGGGGGGCGCGCCTCGCCGACGTCGACTACGTGCCCGCCTACCCGATCACGCCGCAGACCGAGATCATCGAGACGCTGGCGCACTGGATCGGGCGCGGCGAGATGCCCGCCCGCCTGGTGACGCTCGACTCCGAGCACGCCATGCTCACCGCCGCCGGCGCCGCCGCGGCGACCGGGGCGCGCGTGTTCACGGCGACCTCGAGCCAGGGCCTCCTCTACGCCCTGGAAATGCTCTACGCCGTCGCCGGTTGGCGCGTGCCGCTGGTGCTGGTCAACGTCTCGCGAGCGTTGGCGGCGCCGATCACCCTCGAGCCGGATCACAACGACGTCCTGGCGGCGCGCGACGCCGGCTTCCTCCAGTTGCACGCCGAGACCTGCCAGGAGGTGCTCGACTCGGTGCTGATGGCCTATCGCCTGGCCGAGCACCCCGACGTGCTGCTGCCGGCGCTGGTCAACCTCGACGGCTTCCACCTGTCGTACACGCGCGAGCCGGTGGCGATCCCCGACCCGGCCGCGGTGCGCGCCTTCCTGCCGCCCTATGCGCCCACCCACGCGCGCTTCGCCGCCTCGCACGCCATGGCCCAGGGCGTCGCCGTCCTCGGCAGCAGCGCCTACGCCTTCTTCAAGTACCAGATGCAGCGCGCCATGGAGGCGGCGCTCGACGCCCACGCCGCCATCGCCAGCGAGCTCGGCGAGCGCTTCGGCCGCCGCTACGGCGCCACCGAGGGGGCCTGGCTGGACGACGCCGAGCACGTGATCGTGATGTCGAATTCGTTCACCACCGTCGGTCGCGCCGCGGTGGCGCGGCTGCGGCAGCGGGGCGAGAAGATCGGGCTGCTGCGCCTGCGCCTGTTGCGGCCGTTCCCGCACGCCGAGATCGCCGCGCGCCTGGCCGGACGCCGCGCCGTGGCGGTGGTCGACCAGAACCTGTCGGTCGGCAAGGGGGGCATCCTGTTCGCCGAGGTGGCGAGCGCGCTGCGCGATCGCGCCGCGCCGCCGCTGCTCTCGTACGTCGGCGGCCTGGGCGGCCGCCGCTTCCGCGACCAGGAGCTCGAGCAGATCGCCGCCGCCCTGCACGTCGCCGAGCGCGAGGGCGGGTCGGCCGAGCCGCGCCTGCTGTTCACCGCCGACGAGTACGCGGCGGTGCGCGACCTGCTGCGCATCGCGCGTGGCGGCGAGGAGGCGCCGCGATGA
- a CDS encoding PqqD family protein produces MDPARPLARCDGLEVIATPDGYVVHQPARDRVHHLNPTAVLVFELCDGTTPAGEIAARVQAAWALADAPVDEVRQCLARLLDEGLVTAV; encoded by the coding sequence ATGGACCCCGCGCGCCCACTCGCCCGCTGTGACGGGCTCGAGGTGATCGCGACGCCGGACGGCTACGTCGTCCACCAGCCGGCTCGGGATCGGGTGCACCATCTGAATCCCACCGCGGTGCTGGTGTTCGAGCTGTGCGACGGGACGACGCCGGCAGGCGAGATCGCCGCGCGCGTGCAGGCGGCGTGGGCGCTGGCCGACGCACCGGTCGACGAGGTGCGCCAGTGCCTGGCTCGCCTGCTCGACGAGGGCCTGGTCACCGCCGTCTGA
- a CDS encoding DUF4124 domain-containing protein has protein sequence MTWRWLGLAFVFLPASLSAQWYEWRDDRGVVHVTNQPAPRQPPQGDASASAPAAEAAGAQAVEGVSLSAHPNPADAAAEQLRRHEARLADREAYLRLLRAAGVDSAARREQENLVVDEARRERAAIDALRAGAGADGEGRREGGD, from the coding sequence ATGACCTGGCGATGGCTTGGGCTCGCCTTCGTGTTCCTCCCGGCCTCGCTCTCGGCCCAATGGTACGAGTGGCGCGACGATCGCGGCGTCGTGCACGTGACCAACCAGCCCGCGCCGCGCCAGCCGCCGCAGGGGGACGCGTCTGCGTCCGCGCCCGCCGCGGAGGCCGCCGGCGCGCAGGCGGTGGAGGGGGTGTCGCTGTCGGCGCATCCGAACCCGGCCGACGCGGCCGCGGAGCAGTTGCGACGGCACGAGGCGCGCCTCGCCGATCGCGAGGCGTACCTGCGGCTCCTGCGGGCGGCCGGGGTGGACAGCGCGGCGCGTCGCGAGCAGGAGAATCTGGTCGTCGACGAGGCGCGTCGGGAGCGCGCCGCGATCGACGCCCTGCGCGCCGGCGCCGGTGCCGACGGCGAGGGCCGGCGCGAGGGAGGGGACTGA
- a CDS encoding glycosyltransferase, with the protein MPSPPNTDLASPDTVRLSAAIIVRDEAAHLRRCLASIVPLVHEIVVVDTGSSDDSPRVAAAFGARVSSFPWRGDFAAARNAALERATGAWILYIDADERAQPTDTRALLATLADPRLVAASVRFRPRAGVTRYDECRLFRNDPRIRFRNVIHETMLPSVHAVARADGLAIGRTALALDHHGYDGDQGRKHRRNIPLLRQRLARDPDHVYSWNHLGQALDGSGDRAAALACWRRAIAIVRARGVESALDALPYGSLLLAEGVEDAPALLDEARARFPGDLLFRWLAGRRMAQAGAFDDAVRLLDPLAGIDAETYCAESGVSYDASIFGVPTWDTLAMCHFQRGRYAEAAYWWGRAADAEPQRLELRTKRRLAEARNGARRPGPRPEPDR; encoded by the coding sequence GTGCCCTCACCCCCCAACACGGACCTGGCGTCGCCGGACACCGTCCGCCTCTCCGCCGCGATCATCGTCAGGGACGAGGCGGCGCACCTCCGGCGCTGCCTCGCCTCGATCGTGCCGCTCGTGCACGAGATCGTCGTCGTCGACACCGGCTCGAGCGACGACAGCCCACGGGTGGCGGCCGCGTTCGGCGCCCGCGTGTCGTCGTTCCCGTGGCGCGGCGACTTCGCGGCGGCGCGCAACGCGGCGCTCGAGCGCGCCACCGGCGCCTGGATTCTCTACATCGATGCCGATGAGCGCGCGCAACCGACCGACACCCGCGCGCTGCTGGCGACCCTCGCCGACCCGCGGCTGGTGGCCGCCTCGGTGCGCTTCCGGCCGCGCGCCGGCGTCACCCGCTACGACGAGTGCCGGCTGTTCCGCAACGACCCGCGCATCCGCTTCCGCAACGTCATCCACGAGACCATGCTGCCCAGCGTGCACGCCGTGGCGCGCGCCGACGGCCTGGCGATCGGCCGCACGGCGCTGGCGCTCGACCACCACGGCTACGACGGCGACCAGGGCCGCAAGCACCGGCGCAACATCCCGCTGCTGCGCCAGCGCCTGGCGCGTGATCCCGATCACGTCTACTCGTGGAATCACCTCGGACAGGCGCTCGACGGCAGCGGCGACCGCGCCGCGGCGCTCGCCTGCTGGCGCCGGGCGATCGCGATCGTGCGCGCCCGCGGCGTCGAGAGCGCGCTCGACGCGCTGCCCTACGGATCGCTGCTCCTGGCCGAGGGCGTCGAAGACGCGCCGGCGCTGCTCGACGAGGCGCGCGCGCGCTTCCCCGGCGATCTGCTGTTCCGCTGGCTCGCCGGGCGCCGGATGGCGCAGGCGGGCGCGTTCGACGACGCCGTCCGCCTGCTCGACCCGCTCGCCGGCATCGACGCCGAGACCTACTGCGCCGAGAGCGGCGTGTCGTACGACGCGTCCATCTTCGGCGTGCCCACCTGGGACACCCTCGCCATGTGCCACTTCCAGCGCGGCCGCTACGCCGAGGCCGCGTACTGGTGGGGACGCGCGGCGGACGCCGAGCCGCAGCGCCTCGAGCTGCGCACCAAGCGCCGGCTCGCCGAGGCGCGGAACGGCGCGCGGCGTCCCGGGCCGCGACCGGAGCCGGATCGATGA
- a CDS encoding prepilin-type N-terminal cleavage/methylation domain-containing protein — MTGPGREPASRPRQRGAAARRLRACDGTTLIEVLVAAAIFALAAGTAYASLIAQIRRHADQMMIAEMLHAGRLAFDDMTAEIANAGFGVPKPAVPSSAPSIVVAEPSRVQFWTVVSTAHTFLTAAAAMNASTVTVLSTAGLKVDATVYLSDQSRWYRGTVQAISGNTVKLTPALTYNFAAGSLVTPAVLVTYELVNGALTRNGRVFIPNVTGLQFTYDAKTPGDVRLIDVSMTVQTRAADLGRARRTVTFGARIAPPNLVL, encoded by the coding sequence ATGACCGGACCGGGGCGCGAGCCGGCATCTCGTCCGCGGCAGCGCGGTGCGGCGGCGCGGCGCCTGCGCGCCTGCGACGGCACGACCCTCATCGAGGTGCTGGTCGCCGCGGCCATCTTCGCCCTCGCCGCGGGCACGGCGTACGCGAGCCTGATCGCCCAGATCCGCCGCCACGCCGACCAGATGATGATCGCCGAGATGCTGCATGCCGGGCGCCTGGCCTTCGACGACATGACGGCGGAGATCGCCAACGCCGGCTTCGGCGTGCCGAAACCGGCGGTGCCATCGTCGGCCCCCTCGATCGTCGTCGCCGAACCCTCGCGGGTGCAATTCTGGACGGTCGTCTCGACCGCCCACACCTTCCTGACCGCCGCCGCGGCGATGAACGCGTCGACCGTGACCGTGCTGTCGACGGCCGGACTGAAAGTCGACGCGACCGTCTACCTCAGCGACCAGAGCCGCTGGTATCGCGGCACGGTGCAGGCGATCAGCGGCAACACGGTGAAGCTGACGCCCGCGCTGACGTACAACTTCGCCGCCGGGTCGCTGGTGACGCCGGCGGTGCTGGTCACCTACGAGCTCGTCAACGGCGCGTTGACGCGCAACGGCCGCGTCTTCATTCCCAACGTCACCGGGCTCCAGTTCACCTACGACGCCAAGACGCCGGGCGACGTTCGCCTGATCGACGTCAGCATGACCGTGCAGACGCGCGCCGCCGATCTCGGTCGGGCGCGGCGCACGGTCACCTTCGGCGCCCGCATCGCGCCGCCGAATCTCGTCCTATGA
- a CDS encoding pyruvate synthase → MTRREIYTSIQQIPREEPLAGGTGLCGGCGGLLGLRLFHKALGANVVFVNAAGCLTLLTTFPYSPFRASWLYTAMASAPAGAQGIRDALDVLIARGTLAADEDLAVVVVSGDGAAGGIGLQATLAAIHRGLDFYYYCYDNEGFANTGFQMSPATPYGSRTATTPPGAAAPAGTTARKQDLFALWRAQRPAFVATVSPAHPLDLMDKVARARRLRGPKLFLSFAACAPGWGIEPARSVEVARLAVECGIWPVKEERDGAVVHTVVPHRRRPVEEYLRGQARYRHLFEPVRQDEVLRRLQADVDAYWAA, encoded by the coding sequence ATGACCCGGCGCGAGATCTACACGAGCATCCAGCAGATCCCGCGCGAGGAACCGCTCGCCGGCGGCACCGGCCTGTGCGGCGGCTGCGGCGGCCTGCTCGGCCTGCGTCTGTTCCACAAGGCGCTCGGCGCCAACGTCGTCTTCGTCAACGCCGCCGGCTGCCTGACCCTGCTGACCACCTTTCCCTACTCGCCGTTCCGGGCCTCGTGGCTCTACACCGCGATGGCCTCGGCGCCGGCGGGCGCGCAGGGGATCCGCGACGCGCTCGACGTCCTGATCGCGCGCGGCACGCTGGCGGCCGACGAGGATCTCGCGGTGGTGGTGGTGAGCGGCGACGGCGCCGCCGGCGGCATCGGTCTGCAGGCGACCCTCGCCGCCATCCATCGCGGCCTCGATTTCTACTACTACTGCTACGACAACGAGGGCTTCGCCAACACCGGCTTCCAGATGTCGCCGGCGACGCCGTACGGATCGCGCACCGCGACGACGCCGCCGGGCGCCGCCGCCCCCGCCGGCACGACGGCGCGCAAGCAGGACCTGTTCGCGCTCTGGCGCGCCCAGCGCCCGGCCTTCGTCGCCACCGTCTCGCCGGCCCATCCGCTCGACCTCATGGACAAGGTGGCGCGGGCGCGCCGGCTGCGCGGTCCGAAGCTGTTCCTCAGCTTCGCCGCCTGCGCGCCGGGCTGGGGCATCGAGCCGGCGCGCTCGGTCGAGGTCGCCCGGCTGGCGGTCGAGTGCGGCATCTGGCCGGTCAAGGAGGAACGCGACGGCGCCGTCGTCCACACCGTGGTGCCGCACCGCCGCCGTCCGGTGGAGGAGTACCTGCGCGGCCAGGCGCGCTACCGCCACCTCTTCGAACCGGTGCGCCAGGACGAGGTGCTGCGGCGCCTGCAGGCCGACGTCGACGCCTACTGGGCGGCGTGA
- a CDS encoding glycosyltransferase, with protein MSDAPVIAPVTDGAARPFWSVMIPTYEPDPAFLRQALASVLAQDPGPAEMEIVLVDDASRRVDPRDGIPAGARDRIGWVRQPQHVGIGRNWNACVQRARGHWVHLLHQDDLLRPGFYARLRAASARCPQAGAAFCRDVIIDRRGEVVAAQRILRQPAGIFEDWIEHIFVGLHLRCVALVVKREVYETLGGFRLDLDYALDWDMWKRIAAARPLWYEPEALACYRSHGASASIGFQRVGDNLVEIARSIALSEALLPPATAAAITRRTRANYTRYGAGLAWQALAAGDLRTALAQLRAARALGTRRDIARAFVARARRAWHER; from the coding sequence ATGAGCGACGCCCCGGTGATCGCGCCGGTGACCGACGGGGCGGCGCGGCCGTTCTGGTCGGTGATGATCCCGACCTACGAGCCCGATCCCGCCTTCCTCCGCCAGGCCCTCGCCTCGGTGCTGGCGCAGGATCCGGGCCCGGCGGAGATGGAGATCGTGCTGGTCGACGACGCCTCGCGGCGCGTCGACCCGCGCGACGGCATCCCGGCCGGCGCCCGCGACCGCATCGGCTGGGTGCGGCAGCCGCAGCACGTCGGCATCGGACGCAACTGGAACGCCTGCGTGCAGCGGGCGCGCGGGCACTGGGTGCACCTGCTGCACCAGGACGACCTGCTGCGCCCCGGCTTCTACGCTCGCCTGCGGGCCGCCAGCGCGCGCTGCCCGCAGGCCGGCGCCGCCTTCTGCCGCGATGTCATCATCGATCGACGCGGCGAGGTGGTCGCCGCGCAACGGATCCTGCGCCAGCCAGCGGGCATCTTCGAGGACTGGATCGAGCACATCTTCGTCGGTCTGCACCTGCGCTGCGTGGCGCTGGTGGTGAAGCGCGAGGTCTACGAGACGCTCGGCGGCTTCCGCCTCGACCTCGACTACGCGCTCGACTGGGACATGTGGAAGCGCATCGCCGCCGCCCGCCCCCTCTGGTACGAGCCCGAGGCGCTCGCCTGCTACCGCAGCCACGGCGCCTCGGCGTCGATCGGCTTCCAGCGGGTCGGCGACAACCTGGTCGAGATCGCGCGCAGCATCGCGCTCTCCGAAGCGCTGCTGCCGCCGGCGACGGCCGCCGCCATCACGCGGCGGACGCGCGCGAACTACACCCGCTACGGCGCCGGCCTGGCGTGGCAGGCCCTCGCGGCGGGCGACCTGCGCACCGCCCTCGCCCAGCTCCGCGCCGCCCGCGCGCTGGGCACGCGGCGGGACATCGCCAGGGCCTTCGTCGCGCGCGCCCGCCGCGCCTGGCACGAGCGCTGA